In Paractinoplanes brasiliensis, the following proteins share a genomic window:
- a CDS encoding EboA domain-containing protein, with amino-acid sequence MTTVDELRRALADKEKLTDDLRRVAGKPETVAGLFPAAGRRYGREPLTDGWTTDEAARALLLAAAPPGEIHEIYRYGDTAEKLAVLKALPLLPIGDTGVPLLEDALRTNDTRLVAAALGPYSDRLSPQMWRQAVLKCVFMGVPLKVVHRLHERADARLDSMLRAFAQEREAAGRDVPPDALALLDHLKEA; translated from the coding sequence ATGACCACAGTGGACGAGCTCCGGAGAGCGCTGGCAGACAAAGAGAAGCTGACGGACGACCTGCGGCGGGTGGCCGGCAAGCCGGAAACGGTGGCGGGACTGTTCCCGGCGGCCGGGCGGCGGTACGGCCGTGAGCCGCTGACCGACGGCTGGACGACCGACGAGGCGGCGCGGGCCCTGCTGCTGGCCGCGGCGCCGCCCGGGGAGATCCACGAGATCTACCGGTACGGGGACACGGCGGAGAAGCTGGCAGTGCTCAAGGCGCTGCCGTTGCTGCCGATCGGCGACACCGGCGTCCCGCTGCTCGAGGACGCGCTGCGCACCAACGACACCCGGCTCGTGGCGGCGGCCCTCGGCCCGTACTCCGATCGCCTCAGCCCGCAGATGTGGCGCCAGGCCGTGCTCAAGTGCGTGTTCATGGGGGTGCCGCTGAAGGTGGTGCATCGCCTGCACGAGCGCGCGGACGCCCGGCTCGATTCGATGCTGCGGGCTTTCGCCCAGGAACGCGAGGCCGCCGGCCGGGACGTGCCGCCCGACGCCCTGGCCCTGCTCGACCATCTCAAGGAGGCCTGA
- a CDS encoding inositol-3-phosphate synthase, producing MTTGVWLIGARGSVAVTAMVGATALRAGLAEPLGCVTELPELASPALPGLGELVFGGHDISDITLEKKVENLVAAGVLPARPAAAVADQLDRLQSELRPVPVAGNQLELARLVAQDIDDFRRRRGLERVVVVNVSSTEPAVAFHPSFDRLDVLRREMAASPVLPPSSVYAYAAFSAGCAYVDFTPSTGARLPALVELAAAAGLPYAGHDGKTGETLVKSVLAPMFAMRHLRVRTWAGTNLLGGGDGANLADPAARAAKSGSKQRVLAETLGYQPQGSSHIEYVDDIGDFKTAWDLITFSGFLGTQMRMEFSWHGCDSALAAPLVLDLARLTAAAHAAGRSGPLTELAFFFKDPLGDVPHGLAEQWGRLAAFVRSLSDV from the coding sequence ATGACGACCGGCGTGTGGTTGATCGGAGCACGAGGATCTGTCGCGGTGACCGCCATGGTCGGGGCCACCGCACTACGCGCCGGGCTCGCCGAGCCCCTGGGGTGCGTCACCGAGCTGCCGGAGCTGGCGTCGCCGGCCCTTCCCGGGCTGGGCGAGCTGGTCTTCGGCGGCCACGACATCAGCGACATCACCCTGGAGAAGAAGGTCGAGAACCTGGTCGCCGCCGGAGTGCTGCCCGCACGTCCGGCGGCGGCCGTGGCCGACCAGCTCGACAGGCTGCAGTCCGAGCTGCGGCCGGTGCCGGTGGCCGGGAACCAGCTCGAACTGGCCCGGCTGGTGGCCCAGGACATCGACGACTTCCGGCGGCGGCGCGGACTGGAACGGGTCGTGGTGGTCAACGTGTCGTCGACCGAGCCGGCTGTCGCTTTCCACCCGTCGTTCGATCGCCTTGATGTGTTGCGGCGCGAGATGGCGGCGTCGCCGGTGCTGCCGCCGAGTTCGGTCTACGCGTACGCGGCGTTCAGCGCCGGGTGCGCCTATGTGGACTTCACGCCGTCGACCGGGGCGCGGCTGCCCGCGCTGGTGGAGCTCGCGGCCGCGGCGGGGCTGCCGTACGCGGGGCACGACGGCAAGACCGGTGAGACGCTGGTGAAGTCGGTGCTGGCGCCCATGTTCGCCATGCGGCACCTGCGTGTGCGCACGTGGGCCGGCACGAACCTGCTCGGCGGCGGCGACGGGGCGAACCTGGCCGACCCGGCCGCCCGGGCCGCCAAGTCGGGCAGCAAACAGCGGGTGCTGGCCGAGACGCTGGGCTACCAGCCGCAGGGCAGCAGCCACATCGAATACGTCGACGACATCGGCGACTTCAAGACCGCGTGGGACCTGATCACGTTCAGCGGCTTCCTCGGCACGCAGATGCGCATGGAGTTCTCGTGGCACGGCTGCGACTCGGCTCTGGCCGCGCCGCTGGTGCTCGACCTGGCCCGGCTGACCGCGGCCGCCCACGCCGCCGGGCGTTCCGGGCCGCTGACCGAGCTGGCGTTCTTCTTCAAGGACCCGCTCGGCGACGTGCCCCACGGCCTGGCCGAACAGTGGGGACGGCTGGCTGCCTTCGTCCGGAGCCTGTCGGATGTCTGA
- a CDS encoding ThuA domain-containing protein, with protein sequence MRKLLAGAATAIALAACTFTATSPASAADTPYDVLVFSKTAGFRHDAIPVGIQTIRDLGAANNFTVTATEDAGAFTTGNLAQYEAVVFLNTTGDVLNDTQQTAFESYVRGGGGYVGVHAAADTEYGWPFYGQLVGAYFHSHPAIQQVTARVEDRGHPSSAHLPQAWTRTDELYNYQSNPRASAHVLATLDESTYSGGNMGADHPIAWCKTVDNGRSWYTGFGHTQASYSETNFRTHLLGGLRYASNRAKADCRPETGYTKLYNGSTTGWSQSGPGSFTNSDATLSSTGGMGLFWYSAKQFTSYSLKADWRLTGDSNSGIFVGFPNPGNDPWVAVNQGYEVQIDATDAADRTTGAIYTFQSADLAARDAALNPAGEWNAYELLVEGQRIRVYLNGKLINDFTNTDPARNLDGYIGIQNHGAADQAAFRNIRIKELTGQPPVTNLALNKTATASSVENASYPASNAVDASTSTRWSSAFSDPQWIQVDLGAVVTVNRVRLQWEAAYASAYQIQTSANGTTWTTARTVTGANGGEDDHTGLNASARYVRVHGTQRATPWGYSLYNFEVYGN encoded by the coding sequence ATGCGCAAACTCCTGGCCGGCGCGGCGACTGCGATCGCCCTGGCCGCTTGCACGTTCACGGCGACGTCCCCCGCCTCGGCGGCCGACACCCCGTACGACGTCCTGGTCTTCTCGAAAACCGCCGGCTTCCGGCACGACGCCATCCCCGTCGGCATCCAGACGATCCGCGACCTCGGGGCGGCCAACAACTTCACCGTCACCGCCACCGAGGACGCGGGCGCCTTCACCACCGGCAACCTGGCCCAGTACGAGGCGGTCGTCTTCCTCAACACCACCGGCGACGTCCTCAACGACACCCAGCAGACCGCCTTCGAGTCGTACGTGCGCGGCGGCGGCGGATACGTCGGGGTGCACGCCGCGGCCGACACCGAGTACGGCTGGCCCTTCTACGGGCAGCTGGTCGGGGCGTACTTCCACTCGCACCCGGCGATCCAGCAGGTCACCGCGCGGGTCGAGGACCGCGGGCACCCGAGCAGCGCCCACCTGCCGCAGGCGTGGACCCGTACGGACGAGCTCTACAACTACCAGAGCAACCCGCGCGCTTCCGCCCACGTGCTGGCCACGCTGGACGAGTCGACGTACTCGGGCGGCAACATGGGCGCCGACCACCCGATCGCCTGGTGCAAGACGGTCGACAACGGGCGCTCGTGGTACACGGGATTCGGGCACACGCAGGCCTCGTACTCCGAAACGAACTTCCGCACCCACCTGCTGGGCGGCCTGCGTTACGCGTCGAACCGGGCCAAGGCCGACTGCCGCCCCGAGACCGGGTACACCAAGCTCTACAACGGCAGCACCACCGGCTGGTCGCAGTCCGGGCCGGGCAGCTTCACCAACAGCGACGCCACGCTCAGCTCGACCGGCGGCATGGGGCTGTTCTGGTACTCGGCCAAGCAGTTCACGTCGTACTCGCTCAAGGCCGACTGGCGGCTCACCGGCGACAGCAACTCGGGCATCTTCGTCGGCTTCCCCAACCCCGGCAACGACCCGTGGGTGGCCGTCAACCAGGGCTACGAGGTGCAGATCGACGCCACCGACGCGGCCGACCGCACCACCGGCGCGATCTACACGTTCCAGTCCGCCGACCTGGCCGCCCGTGACGCCGCGCTCAACCCGGCCGGCGAGTGGAACGCGTACGAGCTGCTGGTCGAGGGGCAGCGCATCCGCGTCTACCTCAACGGCAAGCTGATCAACGACTTCACCAACACCGACCCGGCCCGCAACCTGGACGGCTACATCGGCATCCAGAACCACGGCGCCGCCGACCAGGCCGCGTTCCGCAACATCCGGATCAAGGAGCTGACCGGGCAGCCGCCCGTGACGAACCTGGCCCTGAACAAGACGGCCACCGCCTCCAGCGTCGAGAACGCGTCCTACCCGGCCTCCAACGCCGTCGACGCCTCCACCAGCACCCGCTGGTCGAGCGCGTTCAGCGACCCGCAGTGGATCCAGGTCGACCTGGGCGCGGTGGTCACCGTGAATCGCGTACGCCTGCAGTGGGAGGCCGCCTACGCCTCGGCGTACCAGATCCAGACGTCGGCGAACGGCACGACGTGGACCACCGCCCGGACGGTCACCGGGGCCAACGGCGGCGAGGACGACCACACCGGCCTGAACGCGTCCGCGCGATACGTCCGCGTCCACGGCACGCAACGCGCGACGCCCTGGGGTTACTCGCTTTACAACTTCGAGGTCTACGGCAACTGA
- the eboE gene encoding metabolite traffic protein EboE, with protein sequence MHLSYCTNVHAAETLDGVIGQLDTYALPIRQRLGSDVLGLGLWLAAPAAAGLAADPGARRRLRSELDARGLEVVTLNGFPYEAFQAPVVKLGVYHPDWTSRRRLGYTLQLARVLVDLMPDEASYGSVSSLPIAWRTPWDGTRASAAYGHLDELARGLARIETETGRTVKVGFEPEPGCLIENTTQAAELLAGVDTGRLGVCLDLAHLAVAWEEPAEALHRLRAAGVPVVKVQMSAALQADDPIAAAGVLRAYVEPRFLHQTRSRGGDATDDLDTALDEKTPGPWRIHYHVPLHAEPVAPLTSTIPVLRTAVRELLATSDCAHYDVETYTWGVLPAEQRPRDAGGLADGIAAELAFARDLLTAERVTR encoded by the coding sequence ATGCATCTGAGCTACTGCACCAACGTGCACGCGGCCGAGACCCTGGACGGCGTCATCGGGCAGCTCGACACCTACGCGCTGCCGATCCGGCAGCGTCTCGGCAGCGACGTGCTGGGCCTGGGCCTGTGGCTGGCCGCGCCCGCTGCGGCTGGGCTCGCCGCCGATCCCGGGGCGAGGCGCCGGTTGCGCAGCGAACTGGACGCGCGCGGCCTCGAGGTGGTCACCCTCAACGGTTTCCCGTACGAGGCCTTCCAGGCGCCCGTGGTGAAACTGGGCGTCTACCACCCCGACTGGACGTCCCGCCGGCGGCTCGGCTACACGCTTCAGCTCGCGCGCGTTCTCGTCGACCTGATGCCGGACGAGGCCTCGTACGGGTCGGTGTCGTCACTGCCGATCGCGTGGCGCACGCCCTGGGACGGCACGCGCGCGTCGGCTGCGTACGGGCACCTGGACGAGCTGGCCCGTGGGCTGGCGCGGATCGAGACGGAGACCGGCCGCACGGTGAAGGTGGGGTTCGAACCCGAGCCGGGCTGCCTGATCGAGAACACGACTCAGGCGGCCGAGCTGCTGGCCGGCGTGGACACCGGGCGGCTGGGCGTCTGCCTCGACCTGGCCCATCTGGCAGTGGCGTGGGAGGAACCGGCCGAGGCCCTGCACCGGCTGCGGGCGGCGGGCGTGCCGGTGGTGAAGGTGCAGATGTCGGCGGCCCTGCAGGCGGACGACCCGATCGCGGCGGCCGGCGTGCTTCGGGCGTACGTGGAACCGCGTTTCCTGCATCAGACCCGCTCACGGGGCGGGGACGCGACCGACGACCTGGACACGGCTCTGGACGAGAAAACGCCGGGGCCGTGGCGAATTCACTACCACGTGCCGTTGCACGCGGAACCGGTCGCGCCGTTGACGTCGACAATTCCGGTGCTGCGGACGGCCGTACGGGAATTGCTCGCGACCTCGGACTGCGCGCATTACGACGTGGAGACGTACACGTGGGGGGTTCTGCCGGCGGAGCAGCGGCCCCGGGACGCGGGCGGGCTGGCCGACGGCATAGCGGCCGAACTGGCTTTCGCGAGGGATCTGCTGACGGCGGAAAGGGTGACTCGATGA
- a CDS encoding TatD family hydrolase — MRIFDPHIHMTSRTTDDYARMAEAGVQAVVEPAFWLGQPRTNPGSFTDYFDSIIGWEPFRASQFGIRHHATIALNPKEANDPRCRPVLDLLPRYLAKDGVVAVGEIGYDSMTPAEDEAFAAQLALALDHDLPALVHTPHRDKARGTQRSLDVIKESGIDPGRVVLDHLNEVTVAAARDAGVWAGFSIYPDTKMSPERMVAILREYGPERVLVNSAADWGKSDPLLTAVTAAKMLANGFSEDDVDRVLWRNPVEFYAQSGRLDLSGSAGDSPTFAGNSILRGGS, encoded by the coding sequence ATGCGCATCTTCGACCCGCACATCCACATGACGTCGCGCACCACCGACGACTATGCGCGCATGGCCGAGGCGGGCGTGCAGGCCGTGGTCGAGCCCGCCTTCTGGCTCGGGCAGCCGCGCACCAACCCGGGGTCGTTCACCGACTACTTCGACTCGATCATCGGGTGGGAGCCGTTCCGGGCGAGCCAGTTCGGCATCCGGCACCACGCCACGATCGCGCTGAACCCCAAGGAGGCAAACGATCCGCGCTGCCGGCCGGTGCTCGACCTGCTGCCGCGGTACCTGGCCAAGGACGGCGTGGTCGCGGTGGGCGAGATCGGGTACGACTCGATGACGCCGGCCGAGGACGAGGCGTTCGCGGCGCAGCTGGCCCTGGCCCTCGACCACGACCTGCCCGCGCTCGTGCACACCCCGCACCGGGACAAGGCCCGCGGCACGCAGCGCAGCCTCGACGTCATCAAGGAATCGGGCATCGACCCGGGCCGGGTGGTGCTCGACCACCTCAACGAGGTCACGGTCGCCGCGGCCAGGGACGCCGGGGTCTGGGCCGGGTTCTCGATCTATCCCGACACGAAGATGTCGCCGGAGCGGATGGTGGCGATTCTGCGCGAGTACGGGCCCGAACGGGTGCTGGTGAACTCGGCGGCCGACTGGGGGAAATCGGATCCGCTGCTCACCGCGGTGACCGCGGCCAAGATGCTCGCGAACGGTTTCAGCGAGGACGACGTCGATCGGGTGCTGTGGCGCAACCCGGTCGAGTTCTATGCGCAGTCGGGCCGGCTCGACCTGTCCGGCTCGGCCGGCGACTCCCCCACCTTCGCCGGCAACTCGATCCTGCGCGGGGGCAGCTGA
- a CDS encoding sugar phosphate isomerase/epimerase family protein yields the protein MKFGYGTNGFGNHRLPEALRVIAELGYDGVALTLDTNHLDPFDADLARRTTVVAADLRKLGLEVVIETGARYLLDPWRKHSPTLMDDNRKPRLEYLRRAVRVGADLGAQAVSFWAGIGAADRWDRLVDGTGQIAEYAAKAGVTLGFEPEPGMLVNDIADWRRLYDDLGRPHNLGITLDIGHCRCLEPLPVADCVTAVAEHLVNVQIDDMRRGTHEHLEFGTGEIDFPPVLAALEKSYEGLVSVELPRHSHAAPAVAAQSLEFLRTALKGQPA from the coding sequence ATGAAGTTCGGCTACGGGACCAACGGGTTCGGCAATCATCGGCTGCCGGAGGCGCTCCGGGTGATTGCCGAGCTCGGCTACGACGGGGTGGCGCTCACGCTCGACACCAATCACCTCGACCCTTTCGACGCGGATCTGGCCCGGCGGACCACGGTTGTCGCTGCCGATCTGCGAAAGCTCGGCCTCGAGGTGGTCATCGAGACGGGCGCGCGTTATCTGCTCGACCCATGGCGTAAGCACTCCCCCACGCTCATGGACGACAACCGGAAGCCGCGCCTCGAATACCTGCGACGGGCCGTACGAGTGGGGGCCGACCTGGGGGCGCAAGCCGTGTCGTTCTGGGCGGGCATCGGGGCGGCCGACCGCTGGGACAGGCTGGTCGACGGCACGGGGCAGATCGCCGAGTACGCCGCGAAAGCGGGAGTGACGCTGGGGTTCGAGCCGGAGCCGGGCATGCTCGTCAACGACATCGCGGACTGGCGACGGCTGTACGACGACCTCGGACGGCCGCACAACCTCGGCATCACCCTCGACATCGGACACTGCCGGTGCCTGGAACCGTTGCCGGTGGCGGACTGCGTGACGGCGGTGGCCGAGCATCTCGTCAACGTGCAGATCGACGACATGCGGCGCGGCACCCACGAGCACCTCGAATTCGGGACGGGTGAGATCGATTTCCCGCCGGTGCTGGCCGCGCTCGAGAAATCGTACGAGGGGCTTGTCTCCGTTGAACTGCCCCGGCATTCGCACGCGGCGCCGGCGGTCGCGGCGCAGTCGCTCGAATTCCTGCGGACCGCGCTCAAGGGGCAGCCGGCATGA
- a CDS encoding SCO3242 family prenyltransferase: protein MAELVRAPAALSVPGDTIAGAAAAGGVRPATPVLAAASVCLYWGGMAANDWADRDVDARERPRRPIPSGRVRPKHALLTAAGLTVAGIGIAALSGGRRAAAVAAPLAGAVWAYDLWAKNTAAGPAFMAACRGLDVLLGASGGRMRDAAPAALTVAAHTYTVTALSRREVEGATPALPLTTLAGTVALAAATAGRKPGPAGLLAAWYATGYGGAQIRAAAEPTPGRVRAAVGAGITDLPTLQGALTARAGSPAYGIGLALVAPLARRLARKVSPT from the coding sequence CTGGCCGAGCTCGTGCGGGCCCCGGCGGCGCTCTCCGTTCCCGGGGACACCATCGCGGGGGCGGCGGCGGCCGGTGGAGTGCGGCCCGCCACCCCGGTGCTCGCGGCCGCGTCTGTTTGTCTCTACTGGGGCGGGATGGCGGCCAACGACTGGGCCGACCGGGACGTCGACGCCCGCGAACGACCCCGACGGCCGATCCCGTCGGGGCGGGTGCGGCCGAAGCACGCGTTGCTCACCGCGGCAGGGCTGACGGTGGCCGGAATCGGGATCGCGGCGCTGAGCGGGGGCCGGAGGGCGGCGGCGGTCGCGGCGCCGCTGGCCGGGGCGGTCTGGGCCTATGACCTGTGGGCCAAGAACACCGCCGCCGGGCCCGCGTTCATGGCGGCCTGCCGAGGGCTCGACGTGCTGCTCGGTGCGAGCGGCGGGCGGATGCGGGACGCCGCCCCGGCCGCGCTGACCGTGGCGGCCCACACCTACACGGTCACGGCGCTGTCCCGTCGTGAGGTCGAGGGCGCGACACCGGCGCTGCCCCTCACCACGCTCGCGGGGACGGTGGCGCTGGCGGCCGCCACCGCCGGGCGGAAGCCCGGCCCGGCGGGGCTGCTCGCAGCCTGGTACGCCACCGGATACGGCGGCGCGCAAATCCGGGCGGCTGCCGAACCCACCCCGGGCCGGGTACGCGCCGCAGTCGGGGCGGGCATCACCGACCTGCCCACGTTGCAGGGCGCTTTGACCGCCAGAGCAGGCTCCCCCGCGTACGGGATCGGGCTGGCCCTTGTTGCCCCGCTCGCCCGCCGCCTGGCCCGGAAGGTGTCACCGACATGA
- a CDS encoding polyprenyl synthetase family protein, whose translation MTLEATRAPATAELRQRFDSALAEFIDRQDPSWPDGAPRGALDSLRRFILAGGKRIRPTFCYWGWRGGGGDDCPEVVNAAAALELFHAFALIHDDIIDGSDRRRGQPSMHRFFATLHDRHSWRGDSLAFGRNTALLCGDLCAAWAEQMFHECGLPPKQIHQGYAAFALMRTEVIAGQYLDLVSGVGDGSVASALTVIRMKAARYTVTRPLQIGAWLAGAPRPLYSAFVDFGDPLGDAFQLRDDVLGVFGDPTVTGKSTLDDLREGKPTVMMALARDAASRAQAAQLATLFGNPELDAAGAEELRAIIVETGALTRIEQMIRVRTEAALAALAVAPLPSFVREALTTQAAAAVDRAT comes from the coding sequence ATGACGCTCGAGGCGACACGGGCGCCCGCCACCGCCGAACTGCGGCAACGTTTCGACTCGGCGCTCGCGGAGTTCATCGACCGGCAGGACCCGTCGTGGCCGGACGGCGCCCCCCGCGGCGCCCTCGACTCGTTGCGGCGGTTCATCCTGGCCGGGGGCAAACGGATCCGGCCGACGTTCTGCTACTGGGGCTGGCGGGGCGGCGGGGGCGACGACTGCCCCGAGGTGGTCAACGCGGCGGCGGCGCTGGAACTGTTCCACGCGTTCGCGCTGATCCACGACGACATCATCGACGGCAGCGACCGGCGCCGCGGCCAGCCGTCGATGCACCGCTTCTTCGCCACCCTGCACGACCGGCACTCGTGGCGCGGCGACTCGCTGGCCTTCGGGCGCAACACCGCGCTGCTCTGCGGCGACCTGTGCGCGGCGTGGGCCGAGCAGATGTTCCACGAATGCGGGCTGCCGCCCAAGCAGATCCACCAGGGGTACGCGGCGTTCGCGCTGATGCGGACGGAGGTGATCGCCGGGCAGTACCTCGATCTCGTCTCCGGCGTCGGCGACGGCTCGGTGGCCAGCGCGCTGACGGTGATCCGGATGAAGGCCGCGCGGTACACGGTCACCCGCCCCCTGCAGATCGGGGCGTGGCTGGCCGGGGCGCCCCGGCCCCTGTACTCGGCGTTCGTCGACTTCGGCGACCCGCTGGGCGACGCGTTCCAGCTGCGCGACGACGTGCTGGGGGTCTTCGGCGACCCGACGGTGACCGGCAAGTCCACCCTGGACGACCTGCGCGAGGGCAAACCGACCGTGATGATGGCGCTGGCCCGCGACGCCGCCTCCCGGGCGCAGGCCGCTCAGCTGGCCACGCTGTTCGGCAACCCGGAACTGGACGCGGCCGGGGCCGAGGAGCTGCGGGCCATCATCGTCGAAACGGGCGCGCTGACCCGGATCGAGCAGATGATCCGCGTGCGCACCGAGGCCGCGCTCGCCGCCCTGGCCGTGGCGCCTCTGCCGTCCTTCGTCCGCGAGGCCTTGACCACCCAGGCCGCCGCCGCGGTCGACCGCGCCACCTGA
- a CDS encoding alkaline phosphatase family protein: MTKLVVLDVVGLTPRLLAHMPKLRAVAERGFQAPLGTVLPAVTCSVQSTFLTGEMPSGHGIVGNGWYFRDLGEVFLWRQHNALVGGEKLWDAARRQRPDFTVANVCWWYAMGARVDWTITPRPIYRADGRKEPDCYTYPPELHDELPPFPLFTYWGPNAGMPSTQWIVNAALHLLTTRNPDLTLVYVPHLDYDLQRFGPSSPQAAAAAAALDDVLAPLLSAPDTTVVALSEYGITDVSKPVDINRTLRAEGLLEVYTQDGMEYLDPWMSRAFAVADHQVAHVYVRDPADIAAVAKVCASLTGVSEVLDDSGKSRYGLDHDRAGELVLVADSDAWFTYYYWLDDARAPDFARCVEIHRKPGYDPAELFFDPAGPGAAKRRAITAVARKKLGLRYLMNPVGLDAGAQAIRGSHGRLPTGAEDAPVLLCSDPSAVREKVSATEVKGLLLGLAGLS; this comes from the coding sequence ATGACCAAGCTGGTGGTGCTCGATGTGGTCGGGCTGACGCCGCGGTTGCTGGCGCACATGCCGAAACTGCGGGCCGTGGCCGAACGCGGGTTCCAGGCGCCGCTCGGCACTGTGCTGCCGGCCGTGACCTGTTCCGTGCAGTCGACGTTCCTCACCGGGGAAATGCCCTCGGGCCACGGGATCGTCGGCAACGGCTGGTATTTCCGCGACCTGGGCGAGGTGTTCCTCTGGCGGCAGCACAACGCGCTCGTCGGGGGCGAGAAACTGTGGGACGCGGCCCGCAGGCAAAGACCGGACTTCACGGTGGCCAACGTCTGCTGGTGGTACGCGATGGGCGCCCGGGTCGACTGGACCATCACACCCCGGCCCATTTATCGGGCCGACGGGCGCAAGGAGCCGGACTGCTACACGTATCCCCCGGAACTGCACGACGAACTGCCGCCGTTCCCGCTGTTCACCTATTGGGGGCCGAACGCGGGAATGCCGTCCACGCAGTGGATCGTGAACGCGGCGCTGCATCTGCTGACGACCCGGAATCCGGATCTGACGCTGGTCTACGTGCCGCATCTGGACTACGACCTGCAGCGGTTCGGGCCGTCCTCACCGCAGGCAGCGGCGGCCGCGGCGGCGCTCGACGACGTGCTGGCGCCGTTGCTGTCGGCGCCGGACACCACCGTGGTGGCGCTTTCCGAATACGGCATCACCGACGTCAGCAAGCCCGTCGACATCAACCGGACGTTGCGCGCCGAGGGGCTTCTCGAGGTCTACACGCAGGACGGCATGGAATACCTCGATCCTTGGATGTCGCGGGCCTTCGCCGTGGCCGATCATCAGGTGGCTCACGTCTATGTCCGGGATCCGGCGGACATCGCCGCGGTCGCCAAGGTGTGCGCTTCTTTGACCGGCGTGTCCGAAGTCCTCGACGATTCGGGCAAATCACGATATGGACTTGACCACGATCGGGCGGGCGAACTCGTGCTCGTGGCGGATTCGGACGCCTGGTTCACCTACTACTACTGGCTCGACGACGCGCGGGCGCCCGACTTCGCGCGCTGCGTCGAGATCCATCGCAAACCCGGTTACGACCCGGCCGAACTGTTCTTCGACCCGGCCGGTCCGGGAGCGGCCAAACGACGCGCGATCACGGCCGTGGCGCGCAAGAAACTGGGGCTGCGCTACCTGATGAACCCCGTCGGGCTCGACGCCGGGGCCCAGGCGATTCGCGGGTCGCACGGGCGGTTGCCCACCGGCGCCGAGGACGCCCCGGTGCTTTTGTGCTCAGACCCTTCCGCCGTACGGGAAAAGGTTTCCGCCACCGAGGTGAAAGGCCTGCTGCTCGGGTTGGCGGGGCTGTCATGA